One genomic window of Pungitius pungitius chromosome 11, fPunPun2.1, whole genome shotgun sequence includes the following:
- the cabz01093075.1 gene encoding C-C chemokine receptor type 5 — protein MKITVADLVVSSGVSESPAIEDLTRSTTLSYTYTISVNSTDYDYGDDPEEDFGRCVYERHGANFLPTLYAIFFLLGFLGNSLVIWVIACGVRLRSMTDVCLLNLAASDLLLVCTLPFLAHQARDQWIFGDAMCKVVLGMYHIVFYCGIFFISLMSIDRYLAIVHAVYAIRARTRSFGMIAAAVTWVAGFLASFPDLIYLKEQQSHQVGFANMSQFCYPVYPKANPPSDAHFWTIFRLFKMNILGLFVPVVIMGFCYSQIVWRLLHSHSSKKQAIRLVLTVVAVFFCCWVPYNVASFFKALELLHIYTECESSKAIRLALQVTEVIGYSHSCLNPILYVFVGQKFRRHLLRLINRTPCRLCQLVKVCMPQDRNSASMYSQTISLDERSTAV, from the exons ATGAAAATAACGGTGGCTGATCTTGTTGTTTCCAGTGGCGTAAGTGAGAGTCCAGCTATCGAAGACTTAACAAG GTCAACTACACTGTCCTACACCTACACTATCAGCGTAAACTCCACAGACTATGATTACGGTGACGACCCAGAGGAGGACTTTGGGAGGTGTGTGTACGAGCGCCACGGGGCCAACTTTCTGCCAACCCTTTACgccattttctttctcctggGCTTTCTGGGTAACTCCCTGGTCATCTGGGTCATTGCTTGTGGCGTGCGACTCCGCAGCATGACCGACGTGTGCCTCCTAAACTTGGCGGCGTCCGACCTTCTCTTGGTGTGTACGCTGCCCTTCCTGGCCCACCAGGCCAGGGACCAGTGGATTTTTGGGGATGCTATGTGCAAAGTGGTCCTGGGTATGTATCACATTGTCTTTTACTGTGGGATCTTTTTCATCAGCCTAATGAGCATCGACCGCTACTTGGCTATAGTACACGCCGTTTACGCCATCAGAGCGCGGACGAGGTCCTTTGGGATGATCGCGGCTGCCGTTACTTGGGTGGCAGGATTTTTGGCTTCCTTCCCTGACCTGATCTATCTCAAAGAGCAGCAAAGTCATCAGGTTGGCTTTGCCAACATGTCTCAGTTCTGCTACCCAGTGTATCCAAAAGCTAACCCTCCATCCGACGCTCACTTCTGGACCATCTTCCgccttttcaaaatgaacattttaggTCTATTTGTCCCAGTTGTCATCATGGGTTTCTGCTACTCACAGATTGTGTGGAGGCTTCTGCACAGCCATTCGTCCAAGAAACAAGCCATCCGTTTAGTTCTTACAGTGGTTGCcgttttcttctgctgctgggTCCCCTACAACGTTGCATCTTTCTTCAAAGCGCTGGAGCTATTGCACATCTACACAGAATGCGAAAGCAGCAAGGCCATCAGGTTGGCTTTGCAAGTCACCGAGGTGATTGGCTACTCGCACAGCTGCCTCAACCCCATCCTGTATGTGTTTGTCGGGCAGAAGTTCAGGCGGCACCTGTTGAGGTTGATAAACAGGACGCCCTGCAGGCTGTGTCAGTTGGTCAAGGTCTGCATGCCTCAGGACAGAAACAGCGCATCAATGTACTCACAGACCATCAGCCTGGACGAGAGGAGCACTGCTGTCTGA
- the LOC119198065 gene encoding C-C chemokine receptor type 1 isoform X1, with protein sequence MEGYEGYYTSDYNYTSYYEQDEDEYMPCSNVGLRDFGEVFLPTIYSLVFILGVIGNGLVVCVLVKHRHQTNLTDMCLINLAVSDLVFVFTLPFYAHYSLVGEWPFGDFLCRFASGSHTTGFLSSIFFMVVMTLDRYVVIMHAHKVARYRTFRAGIALTVFVWTLSLCFSLPAIFFTKVKNDSTEVTCSYEPENKAWRLYDIILKNVFGLGIPLLVMMVCYSRIIPILLNMRSAKKHRVVKLIISIVIAFFVFWAPYNISILLQFLNLLTDCNSLQRLKLSIIVTETIAYSHCCLNPIIYAFVGQKFRRRVLLMLRKWGSGFLHSTRDFSDSSYRKGSVMSRSSDVTSNFIM encoded by the exons ATGGAAG GTTATGAAGGATACTACACCTCGGACTATAATTATACATCCTATTATGAGCAAGACGAAGACGAATACATGCCTTGCAGCAACGTCGGTTTGAGGGATTTTGGCGAGGTCTTCCTGCCCACCATCTACAGTTTGGTTTTCATCCTTGGCGTCATAG gcAATGGTTTAGTGGTGTGCGTCCTAGTGAAGCACCGCCACCAGACCAACTTGACAGACATGTGCCTCATCAACCTGGCTGTCTCAGACCTCGTCTTTGTCTTCACGCTGCCTTTCTACGCTCACTACTCCCTGGTGGGTGAATGGCCTTTTGGAGACTTCCTCTGCCGCTTCGCCTCCGGCTCACATACCACCGGGTTTTTAAGCAGCATCTTCTTTATGGTTGTCATGACGCTGGACCGCTATGTTGTCATCATGCACGCGCACAAGGTTGCACGATATCGCACTTTTAGGGCAGGCATCGCTTTGACCGTCTTTGTTTGGACTCTGAGCTTGTGCTTCTCCCTGCCGGCCATCTTCTTCACGAAGGTGAAGAACGACTCTACCGAGGTCACCTGCAGCTACGAACCGGAAAACAAAGCCTGGAGGCTCTATGACATCATCTTGAAGAATGTCTTTGGCCTCGGCATTCcactgttggtgatgatggTTTGCTACTCCAGGATCATCCCCATACTGCTGAACATGAGGAGCGCCAAGAAGCACCGTGTAGTCAAGCTGATCATCTCCATCGTGATCGCCTTTTTCGTATTCTGGGCCCCATATAACATTTCCATTCTCTTACAGTTTCTGAATTTGTTGACCGATTGCAACTCACTCCAAAGGCTTAAGCTGTCGATAATAGTGACCGAGACCATTGCTTACTCTCACTGCTGCCTGAATCCCATCATCTACGCCTTTGTGGGACAGAAGTTCAGGAGACGAGTATTGCTGATGTTGAGGAAATGGGGGTCTGGGTTTCTTCATTCCACAAGAGATTTTTCAGATAGCTCATACAGGAAAGGCTCAGTTATGTCCAGGTCCTCTGATGTCACCTCCAATTTCATCATGTAG
- the LOC119198064 gene encoding C-C chemokine receptor type 1-like isoform X2, whose amino-acid sequence MEGDEEDYTMDTNYSTYYDQNEDMHYMPCSNIGLRDFGEVFLPTFYSLVFILGVIGNGLVVCVVVMYQNKLQDMWLINLAVSDLVFVFTLPFYAHYSLVGEWPFGDIFCRFASGSHTTGFLSSIFFMVVMTLDRYIKVFLDVNTVARYRTFRAGIALTVFVWTLSLCFSLPAIIFTKVKNDSSEVTCSYEPENKAWRLYDIILKNVFGLGIPLLAIIVCFSRIIPKLLKMRSGKKHRVVKLIISIVIAFFVFWAPYNISILLQFLNMLTDCNSLQRLKLSIIVTETIAYSHCCLNPIIYAFVGQKFRRQVFQLLRK is encoded by the exons ATGGAAG gTGATGAAGAAGACTACACCATGGACACTAATTATTCAACCTATTATGACCAAAACGAAGACATGCATTACATGCCTTGCAGCAACATCGGTTTGAGGGATTTTGGCGAGGTCTTCCTGCCCACCTTCTACAGTTTGGTTTTCATCCTTGGCGTCATAG gcaATGGTTTAGTGGTGTGCGTTGTGGTGATGTACCAGAACAAATTGCAAGACATGTGGCTCATCAACCTGGCTGTCTCAGACCTCGTCTTTGTCTTCACGTTGCCTTTCTACGCTCACTACTCCCTGGTGGGTGAATGGCCTTTTGGAGACATCTTCTGCCGCTTCGCCTCCGGCTCACATACCACCGGATTTTTAAGCAGCATCTTCTTTATGGTTGTCATGACGCTGGACCGCTACATCAAGGTCTTCTTGGACGTTAACACGGTTGCACGATATCGCACTTTTAGGGCAGGCATCGCTTTGACCGTCTTTGTTTGGACTCTGAGCTTGTGCTTCTCCCTGCCGGCCATCATCTTCACGAAGGTGAAGAACGACTCTTCCGAGGTCACTTGCAGCTACGAACCGGAAAACAAAGCCTGGAGGCTCTATGACATCATCTTGAAGAATGTCTTTGGCCTCGGGATTCCACTGTTGGCGATCATAGTTTGCTTCTCCAGGATCATCCCCAAATTGCTGAAGATGAGGAGCGGCAAGAAGCACCGTGTAGTCAAGCTGATCATCTCCATCGTGATTGCCTTTTTCGTATTCTGGGCACCATATAACATTTCCATTCTCTTACAGTTTCTGAATATGTTGACTGATTGCAACTCTCTCCAAAGGCTTAAGCTGTCGATAATAGTGACCGAGACCATTGCTTACTCTCACTGCTGCCTGAATCCCATCATCTACGCCTTTGTGGGACAGAAGTTCAGGAGACAAGTATTTCAGCTATTGAGGAAATAG
- the LOC119198065 gene encoding C-C chemokine receptor type 1 isoform X2: MEGDAEHYTLDYNYSSYYDQDQDEYMPCSNIGLRVFGEVFLPTIYSLVFILGVIGNGLVVCVLVKHRHQTNLTDMWLINLAVSDLVFVFTLPFYAHYSLVGEWPFGDIFCRFASGSHTTGFLSSIFFMVVMTLDRYIRVFLDVTTLARYRTFRAGIALTVFVWTLSLCFSLPAIIFTKVKNDSTEVTCSYEPENKAWRLYDIILKNVFGLGIPLLVMMVCYSRIIPILLNMRSAKKHRVVKLIISIVIAFFVFWAPYNISILLQFLNMLTDCNSLQRLKLSIIVTETIAYSHCCLNPIIYAFVGQKFMRRVLLMLGKWGSGFLHSTRDFSDSSYRKSSVMSRSSDVTSNFM, from the exons ATGGAAG GTGATGCAGAACACTACACCCTGGACTATAATTATTCATCCTATTATGACCAAGACCAAGACGAATACATGCCTTGCAGCAACATCGGTTTGAGGGTTTTTGGCGAGGTCTTCCTGCCCACCATCTACAGTTTGGTTTTCATCCTTGGCGTCATAG GCAATGGTTTAGTGGTGTGCGTCCTAGTGAAGCACCGCCACCAGACCAACTTGACAGACATGTGGCTCATCAACCTGGCTGTCTCAGACCTCGTCTTTGTCTTCACGTTGCCTTTCTACGCTCACTACTCCCTGGTGGGTGAATGGCCTTTTGGAGACATCTTCTGCCGTTTCGCCTCCGGCTCACATACCACCGGGTTTTTAAGCAGCATCTTCTTTATGGTTGTCATGACGCTGGACCGCTACATCAGGGTCTTCCTGGACGTTACCACGTTGGCACGATATCGCACTTTTAGGGCAGGCATCGCTTTGACCGTCTTTGTTTGGACTCTGAGCTTGTGCTTCTCCCTGCCGGCCATCATCTTCACGAAGGTGAAGAACGACTCTACCGAGGTCACCTGCAGCTACGAACCGGAAAACAAAGCCTGGAGGCTCTATGACATCATCTTGAAGAATGTCTTTGGCCTCGGCATTCcactgttggtgatgatggTTTGCTACTCCAGGATCATCCCCATACTGCTGAACATGAGGAGCGCCAAGAAGCACCGTGTAGTCAAGCTGATCATCTCCATCGTGATCGCCTTTTTCGTATTCTGGGCCCCATATAACATTTCCATTCTCTTACAGTTTCTGAATATGTTGACCGATTGCAACTCACTCCAAAGGCTTAAGCTGTCGATAATAGTGACCGAGACCATTGCTTACTCTCACTGCTGCCTGAATCCCATCATCTACGCCTTTGTGGGACAGAAGTTCATGAGACGAGTTTTGCTGATGTTGGGGAAATGGGGGTCTGGGTTTCTTCACTCCACAAGAGATTTTTCAGATAGCTCATACAGGAAAAGCTCAGTTATGTCCAGGTCCTCTGATGTCACCTCCAATTTCATGTAG
- the si:cabz01093077.1 gene encoding C-C chemokine receptor type 2, translating into MCIMNISENEFYVDYDYNDTCDAVQGSGLPDGSTALLVLYYLLFCLSLLGNITVLWVLLRYIKLKTMTDVCLLNLALSDLIQAATLPLWGRNDTNLASCKLMTGGYQLGFYSGTLFVTLMSVDRYLAIVHAVAAMRARTLRCGIIASTAIWVTSVIMALPGVIFASLEIDENDNSSQCHPLYPEDSQRFWKLLRNFSENTVGLFVCLPIMIFCYVKILIVLSRSRNSKKNKAVKLIFTIVGVFVACWVPYNVIVFLQTLQLFLENLGTCEASISINSAMHFAEMIALFHCWVNPVIYAFIGEKFRKSLRNVLTRFFCWGHQRRAFSHRETTERETSNTPVKSDYQE; encoded by the exons ATGTG CATTATGAACATATCGGAGAACGAGTTCTATGTGGATTATGATTACAACGACACCTGCGATGCGGTTCAAGGTTCAGGATTGCCTGACGGATCCACGGCCTTGCTGGTTCTTTACTACCTGCTGTTCTGCCTGAGTCTGCTGg GCAACATCACGGTGCTCTGGGTTCTCCTCCGGTACATAAAGCTGAAGACCATGACGGACGTGTGCCTCCTCAACCTGGCCCTGTCCGACCTGATCCAGGCTGCGACCCTCCCCCTCTGGGGCCGCAACGACACAAACCTCGCGTCATGCAAATTGATGACTGGAGGCTACCAG TTGGGCTTCTACAGTGGCACTTTGTTTGTGACCCTAATGAGTGTGGACCGCTACCTGGCCATCGTCCACGCTGTTGCAGCCATGCGAGCCCGGACTCTTCGCTGTGGAATCATTGCCAGCACCGCAATCTGGGTTACTTCTGTCATTATGGCACTACCCGGGGTGATATTTGCTTCTTTAGAAATAGACGAAAATGACAACAGCTCCCAGTGCCATCCCCTGTACCCCGAGGACAGCCAGCGCTTTTGGAAGTTACTGCGGAACTTCAGCGAGAACACAGTGGGCCTGTTTGTTTGCCTCCCAATCATGATTTTCTGCTACGTGAAAATCCTCATCGTGCTGTCCAGGTCCAGGAACTCCAAAAAGAACAAAGCTGTGAAGCTGATATTCACCAtagtgggtgtgtttgtggcgTGCTGGGTCCCCTATAATGTCATAGTTTTCCTACAGACTCTGCAGCTGTTCCTGGAGAACCTGGGCACCTGCGAGGCTTCAATAAGCATCAACTCTGCCATGCACTTCGCTGAGATGATTGCACTGTTTCACTGCTGGGTAAACCCAGTCATATATGCATTTATCGGAGAGAAGTTTAGGAAATCGCTGAGAAATGTGCTGACTAGGTTCTTCTGCTGGGGCCACCAGAGAAGGGCTTTCAGCCACAGAGAgactacagagagagagacttccaACACACCCGTAAAGTCAGATTATCAAGAGTGA
- the LOC119198064 gene encoding C-C chemokine receptor type 1-like isoform X1: protein MEVFLSVGDEEDYTMDTNYSTYYDQNEDMHYMPCSNIGLRDFGEVFLPTFYSLVFILGVIGNGLVVCVVVMYQNKLQDMWLINLAVSDLVFVFTLPFYAHYSLVGEWPFGDIFCRFASGSHTTGFLSSIFFMVVMTLDRYIKVFLDVNTVARYRTFRAGIALTVFVWTLSLCFSLPAIIFTKVKNDSSEVTCSYEPENKAWRLYDIILKNVFGLGIPLLAIIVCFSRIIPKLLKMRSGKKHRVVKLIISIVIAFFVFWAPYNISILLQFLNMLTDCNSLQRLKLSIIVTETIAYSHCCLNPIIYAFVGQKFRRQVFQLLRK from the exons ATGGAAG tttttttgtctgtaggTGATGAAGAAGACTACACCATGGACACTAATTATTCAACCTATTATGACCAAAACGAAGACATGCATTACATGCCTTGCAGCAACATCGGTTTGAGGGATTTTGGCGAGGTCTTCCTGCCCACCTTCTACAGTTTGGTTTTCATCCTTGGCGTCATAG gcaATGGTTTAGTGGTGTGCGTTGTGGTGATGTACCAGAACAAATTGCAAGACATGTGGCTCATCAACCTGGCTGTCTCAGACCTCGTCTTTGTCTTCACGTTGCCTTTCTACGCTCACTACTCCCTGGTGGGTGAATGGCCTTTTGGAGACATCTTCTGCCGCTTCGCCTCCGGCTCACATACCACCGGATTTTTAAGCAGCATCTTCTTTATGGTTGTCATGACGCTGGACCGCTACATCAAGGTCTTCTTGGACGTTAACACGGTTGCACGATATCGCACTTTTAGGGCAGGCATCGCTTTGACCGTCTTTGTTTGGACTCTGAGCTTGTGCTTCTCCCTGCCGGCCATCATCTTCACGAAGGTGAAGAACGACTCTTCCGAGGTCACTTGCAGCTACGAACCGGAAAACAAAGCCTGGAGGCTCTATGACATCATCTTGAAGAATGTCTTTGGCCTCGGGATTCCACTGTTGGCGATCATAGTTTGCTTCTCCAGGATCATCCCCAAATTGCTGAAGATGAGGAGCGGCAAGAAGCACCGTGTAGTCAAGCTGATCATCTCCATCGTGATTGCCTTTTTCGTATTCTGGGCACCATATAACATTTCCATTCTCTTACAGTTTCTGAATATGTTGACTGATTGCAACTCTCTCCAAAGGCTTAAGCTGTCGATAATAGTGACCGAGACCATTGCTTACTCTCACTGCTGCCTGAATCCCATCATCTACGCCTTTGTGGGACAGAAGTTCAGGAGACAAGTATTTCAGCTATTGAGGAAATAG